The genomic window CCGCCGAGCGGGCCCGTCCAGCGGTAGAGATAGGCGATGTGCGCCGCCAGCGGTAGCATCAGGCCGGCCATCAGCACGTTGCGGCCGCGTACCGACAGCGCGTCGTTGGGCACCTCGGCCGTGGCCAGGAAGAACAGGCTCAGGCCGAGCATCGCGTAGGTCCACGCCGCCACGGCCGTGTACCCGATGCCGTGATGGAATACCGCGCCCGGTGCCACGCCGGGCGGCATCAGCTCGATGGACGTCCAGATCAGGTGGTGGCGCTCGTTGGTGAAGACCAGCACCAGGCTCAGCAGCGCGGCCAGCACCGGCACCCACAGCATCGACCACGGCACGACGTAGCGCGGACGGCTCAGGTGGACCATCGCCACCAGCCAGCCGATGGGCACCGCCACGATGCCCGCGTACTGAAACTTGGCCCAGAAGATGCGCCCCGCCAGCTCGGTCTCGCTGATTTCCAGCAGCCGGCCGCCGCTCCAGATGGCCGCCCCGCCGGCCAGGACCAGGAATGCGCGCACGGTGGGATCGTCACGGCGCGGCCAGGCGGCAACGGCCATGCCCGCACTACACACCACGGCAATGGTCAGGCAAAGGACGAGAGGATACGAGGGCATTGACGATGGGGCCGAACCGGAAGGCCGCCCCGTGTGGCGGTGCGGGGGGCGAGCCATTATAGGCCGGCGCCGGGCCGGCCCGGCGGCTACTTCCGGCTGCGCTCGCCGCCGCGCGCGTCCTGGATGATCATCGTCCGGTCCAGCACGCCGTTGTCGTCAAAGTAGGCGCTGAAGTGCGCCGGCACGTAGCCCGGCAGGTACATGCGATAGGACCACGCCTCGCGCTTCATCAGCGAGTAGTACTGCACCGGCTCGCGCGGGCGGCCCCAGCGCTCCAGCACGTCCTGCTTGGTCCAGACGCCGGGCCGGGCCGTGTAGATCTCCGCCTCGGTCAGCGTCTGGCGGAAGCCGGTCAGCCGGCCGCTGGCGTCAAAGTCGGCCACGTAGATCTCGTAGCCGTATGGCTGCTTGGAATAGATCCAGCGCTGCGTGCCGTTGGCGAGCTGGAACGTGTCGGTGGGCGCGCCAAACGTGTCGCGCACGGCCGACTGCGGGCTGCCGATCAGCTTCTGCCCCGTGTCCACCGGTTGCAACGATGCGCAGGCGCTCAACGCAACGGCCGCGGCGATGGCGGCCATCCAGACAGGGAATCGAATCGGCATGGCGGGCTCCGGAGAATCTGTGCGGGGACGGACGTGCCAAGCATACTCCACCTGCCGCGCCGCGCACTGCCCGCCGGCCGCCGGATCAGGGCCGCGCCTGCCGCCACGGCACGCGCACGATCTCACGGTCGTCGATGGGCCAGTGCAGCGCCGCGGCCACCACGCCCAGCGCCATGGCCCCCATCCACACCAGATCATAGGAACGCGTCAGCTCGAATACCAGCCCGCCCAGCCACACCCCCAGGAACGACCCCAGCTGGTGGCCGAAGAACACGAAGCCGAACAGCGTGGTGATGTAGCGCACGCCGAACACCTGCGACACGATCCCGCTGGTCAGCGGCACGGTGCCCAGCCAAAGGAACCCCATCACCGCCGCAAACCCGTACAGCGTCACCGGGCTCAGCGGCAGCAGCACGAACAGCGCCATGGCCGATGTGCGCGCCAGGTAGATGCCCGCCAGCAGGTACTTCTTCACATGCCGGCCGCCCAGCCAGCCAAACGCGTAGGTGCCGCCGATATTGGCCAGCGCGATGATGGCCAGCGCAATCATCGCGCTGGACGGCGCCATGCCCTTGTCGCGCAGGTAGGCCGGCAGGTGGTTGGCGATGAACGCGAGCTGGAAGCCGCACGCCAGGAAGCCCAGGTTCAGCAGCCAGAAGCCCGAATGCCGGAACGCCTCGGCAATGGCCGCGCCCATTGGCGGGTGGCTGCCGCCCGCATCCGTGCCGGCCGCGCGGTCCTGGAACGGCAGCGCCAGCGGCAGCAGCACCAGCGCCGCCACCGAGAACACCATCAGCGCGAGCTGCCAGCCCGCCACCGACAGCAGCGCCTGCGCCGCCGGCACCATCAGGAACTGGCCGATGCCGCCCGCCGCCCCGGCAATGCCGAGCGTCCGGCTGCGCGCCGCGGGCGGCACCATGCGGCTCAGCGCGCCGTAGACCACGCCGAACGTCGTCCCCGACTGCGCGATGCCGACGAGGATGCCCGCCGTCAGCACGAACGCGGTGGACGACGGCGCCATCGACATGCCCCACAGCCCGGCCGCGTACAGCGCCAGCCCGCCCAGCATCACCTTCCACGACCCGAAGCGGTCCGCCACCATGCCCGTGAACGGCTGGGCGATGCCCCACACCAGGTTCTGCACGGCCATGGCGAAGCCGAAGGTCTCGCGCGTCCAGCCGCGCTCCGCCACCACGGGCAGCAGGAACAGGCCCTGCACGTGGCGCACGCCCAGCGCCAGCCCCATCACCAGCCCGGCCGCCAGCAGCAGGAAGGCTGGCCCGCGCCACCACGGCGCGGCGGCGGGCTGCAATGCGCGGGCATCATGCGTGGCAGGGGTGCGGATCATGGCGTGCTCCCGGAACGGGGTGGTTGATCCCTGCGATTTCATGCGATCGGGGCGCGCCGCGCAAACGACTTTTCGGGTCGCCAGGCATTCCCACGGCGCATGGCAGACGGTCGGCATTCCGTGCTGTAATGGGTGCCCGTCCCCGCCCTGCCCGAGTCGCCCGCCATGTCCGTCCCCCTCGTCCGGCTGTTCCCGCTCGACCTGCTCAAGGGCTTCGTGGCCGTGGGCCGGCGCATGAGCATCACGCAGGCGGCCGATGACCTGTGCCTGACCCAGTCCGCCGTGAGCCGGCAGATCCGCGCGCTCGAAGACCAGTTGCAGGTGCGGCTGTTCGTGCGCCAGCATCGCGGCGTGGCCTTTACGCCCGAGGGCGAGCGGCTGTTCCGGAGTGCCGACGGCGCCGTGCAGCAGTTGCAGGACGTGGCCGCCGAACTGCGCAAGCGCGACGGCCGCCAGCCGGTCACGGTGACGGCCAGCATCGGCGTGGCGGGGTTGTGGCTGCTGCCCCGGCTGGGCAGCCTGCAGCGCCGCCATCCGCAGCTCGACGTGCGGCTGTCGGCCAGCAACCAGATCAGCGACCTGCGCGCCGACGGCATCGACCTTGCCATCCGCTACTGCCCGGCGTCGGCCGCCCCGTCGCACGCGATCCGGCTGTTCGACGAAACCATCGCGCCCGTGGCCAATCCGTCGCTTGGTGTGGGGCGGCTGGCGTCCGCCGAGGCACTGGCCGACCTGCCGCTGCTGGAATTCGACGATCCGCGCCCGTGGCTGCACTGGCGCAACTGGCTGGGCGCTCAGGGCTACCGCCACGCCAGCCGGCGCGGCATGCTGCGCTTCAACCAGTACGACCAGATGATCCATGCCGCGCTGGCCGGCCAGGGCGTGGCGCTGGGCCGGCTGGAACTGATCCGGGCGCTAATCGACGGCGGCCAGCTCAGCGTGATTGCGTCGGCCGGCGCGGCCATGCCCAGCCCCAACGCGTTCTGGCTGATCCACGCCACCGAGACGCCGCGCGACGACGTGCGCCACGTGGCCGACTGGATCGCCGAGGAGGCCGCGGCCGTCAGGTCGGGCGCAGCACCAGCCGCTGCTGGCCGCCCGGGATGATCTGGCATTGCGCGGTGCTGCCTGCCGCCGTGCGCAGCGCGCTCAGGAAGTAGATGCCGTCCGCGTCCACGCGGCAGCGCTGGCCGGCCAGCAGGACGACGTCGGCCGATGGCCGCGCCGGGCGCCCGGCGTGGCGGACTTCGGCGGTCATCCACAGCCGGCCGGCACGGCACGCCACTTCGGCGCCCGCGCGCAGTGTCACCGGTACGCAATCCGCTTCGATCAGCAAGTCCCAGGTCATGGCAGCTCCGTTTGCATGCCTGGAGTGTGGCAAAGCGGCGCCGGCCTGCCATGACCAATCGGGCGCCCAGCCATGACTTTGGCGCCACGGGACCTACGAAGGGGCTACAGAAACGGGGCGGGCTGTCCGTTAAGATGGGCGTCGGCGCGCAATCTATCGGCCCCCAGCGGGCCACACACCATGGACCCCATCTCGTTCGAATTCGTCACGGTCGAAGAAGCCCGGAAGGTGCTGGACGACGGCCCGCCCGCCATGCCGGCCGTCGACTGGAGCGAGCTGCGCCAGCCCGACAACCCGGTCAACCTGTCGCTCACGCCCACCGCGCTGCGCTGGCTGGCCCAGTTGCCGCGCGAGGTGCGCCCGCTGGAGCTGTTCTATGCCTACCCGCGCATCGGCA from Cupriavidus pauculus includes these protein-coding regions:
- a CDS encoding MFS transporter, giving the protein MIRTPATHDARALQPAAAPWWRGPAFLLLAAGLVMGLALGVRHVQGLFLLPVVAERGWTRETFGFAMAVQNLVWGIAQPFTGMVADRFGSWKVMLGGLALYAAGLWGMSMAPSSTAFVLTAGILVGIAQSGTTFGVVYGALSRMVPPAARSRTLGIAGAAGGIGQFLMVPAAQALLSVAGWQLALMVFSVAALVLLPLALPFQDRAAGTDAGGSHPPMGAAIAEAFRHSGFWLLNLGFLACGFQLAFIANHLPAYLRDKGMAPSSAMIALAIIALANIGGTYAFGWLGGRHVKKYLLAGIYLARTSAMALFVLLPLSPVTLYGFAAVMGFLWLGTVPLTSGIVSQVFGVRYITTLFGFVFFGHQLGSFLGVWLGGLVFELTRSYDLVWMGAMALGVVAAALHWPIDDREIVRVPWRQARP
- a CDS encoding LysR substrate-binding domain-containing protein; the encoded protein is MSVPLVRLFPLDLLKGFVAVGRRMSITQAADDLCLTQSAVSRQIRALEDQLQVRLFVRQHRGVAFTPEGERLFRSADGAVQQLQDVAAELRKRDGRQPVTVTASIGVAGLWLLPRLGSLQRRHPQLDVRLSASNQISDLRADGIDLAIRYCPASAAPSHAIRLFDETIAPVANPSLGVGRLASAEALADLPLLEFDDPRPWLHWRNWLGAQGYRHASRRGMLRFNQYDQMIHAALAGQGVALGRLELIRALIDGGQLSVIASAGAAMPSPNAFWLIHATETPRDDVRHVADWIAEEAAAVRSGAAPAAAGRPG
- a CDS encoding DUF2917 domain-containing protein, with the translated sequence MTWDLLIEADCVPVTLRAGAEVACRAGRLWMTAEVRHAGRPARPSADVVLLAGQRCRVDADGIYFLSALRTAAGSTAQCQIIPGGQQRLVLRPT